Genomic DNA from Thermotoga petrophila RKU-1:
AGAGTGAAAAGGTTGAGCTCAAGAACCATCTACATCTTGCTGATCATCATGGTTGTTTTCATGCTCGTCGAATTTCTCTTTTTCTTTCTGGGAGGAAGAGCTCCCTTTGAAATAGTATACTACAGGAGCACCATGGAATACGATTATTCCGGGAACGCCACGTTCACCACCAGTGCGAAGCTTTATTTTAAAGATGAGAAGAAAAAAGAAGAGTACAAGATCAATTATGCTTCTGCATCTAAGGAGGAGTTGAATAAATACTTTTCTCAGATCAGCAAAGAAGTTGGAAGAGAAATAGTTCCACTGGATTACAACGTGAGAGTTGAAGACACAGGAGGTATGCTCGAAGTCACAGAAACAACGCTCCTGAGGGGAGCTGCACAGGTGAAGGGTGATGTCTTGGACACCAGCATGGGAAGTCTCACAATGAACGTAGCGGGTGAAACGGAGATCGTCGTGAAATTACCTGAAGACGCAGCTGTGATATCGGTCACACCAACCCCATCTGAACGTGAGAACAACACTCTGATCTGGCGTCCAGATTCATCCATGGTGTTTCCAAAAGTTATCTTTAAAAGGGTGAATGAAAATGAAGGAATTCCTGGATCTTCTCAATGAATCCAGATTGACCGTCACTCTCACGGGAGCCGGTATCAGTACCCCAAGCGGCATACCAGATTTCAGAGGACCGAATGGGATATACAAAAAGTATTCCCAGAATGTCTTCGACATTGATTTCTTCTACTCTCACCCTGAGGAATTCTACCAATTCGCCAAGGAAGGTATTTTCCCTATGTTAGAAGCAAAACCGAACCTTGCACACGTGCTGCTCGCAAAACTGGAAGAAAAGGGCCTGATAGAGGCTGTGATCACACAGAACATAGACAGACTTCACCAGAGAGCGGGCAGTAAAAAAGTGATAGAGCTACACGGAAACGTTGAGGAGTATTACTGTGTGAGGTGTGAGAAAAAATACACCGTCGAAGATGTTATAGAGAAACTCGAATCATTGGATGTTCCACGCTGTGATGACTGCAACGGTTTGATCAGGCCGAACATCGTGTTCTTTGGGGAAAATCTGCCGCAAGACGCCCTCAGGGAAGCGATCGAACTTTCATCCAAGGCCAGTTTGATGATCGTCCTGGGATCTTCGCTCGTTGTGTATCCCGCTGCCGAGCTTCCCCTCATAACTGTCAGGAGCGGTGGAAAGCTCGTTATCGTGAATTTGGGAGAAACTCCTTTCGATGATATCGCAACTTTGAAGTACAACATGGACGTTGTCGAGTTCGCCAGAAGAGTGATGGAAGAAGGAGGTATCTCATGAATCTCGTAGACTATCTGGTGGTGCTTTCCACGGTGGGAACGGTGGTCTTTTCGTGGACGTATCTTCTCCTTGGGAGGAACGGTAACTCAAAAGAGCCGAATCAGGAGGATGTAGAAGAGAGGATCATGGAACTCATGGGAAAGTTCCGCTACCTGTCGGCCAACAGACTCGAACTCCTCGAAAAGAAAACCCAGGAACTGAGAAAACTCATATCCGAAGCCAACACCGTGATGTCAAGGCTGATGGTCAAGATGTCCGAAATAGAAAGAGAAAGGATCTTCTCCTCTGAAGATGAAGGGGAAAAATCTGAAAAGATGGAAAAACCAATTATCCCTGTTATTCAAGAGCAGGATGAAACGAAAGCGGAAGAAAAAGAAGAGGAACTGGAAACCGCTTTAGAAAGAAGAATCGTCTCGATGTACGACAGGGGATTTTCAGAAGTGGATATCGCCAAAAAACTGGGTATCACGGTTGGAGAAGTCAGACTGATACTCCAACTGTTCAAGAGGAACGCCGGTTGAGAAAGAGAAAACGGTACTTTCCGGCGGAATCCTTCAGGAAAACAGCGTCGGAAACGATCTTTTTCAACTCCTCCACCTGGTCTTCTCCTATCTCCATCAGCACAATCTTTCCACTCGTGTTGTACCTGCCGAAAAATTCTCTGTAAAAGTCGAGGCCGTCCTCTCCTCCAAAAAGCGCCTCTGCAGGTTCGAAAAGAACATCTTTTGGCAGATGAGCACTTGATTTCACGTATGGAGGATTCGAAAGGATCATCTCGATCGATGCGAACTTTTCTTTGAACGGTTCAAGAAGCTCACCTTTTCTCACAAAGAATCTGTCGGAAACACCGTGCCTCTCCGCGTTTTTTCTGGCGACTTCAACAGCTTTGGAAGAAACGTCCGTCGCGAAAACAACCACATCGGAGAATTTCGCTACACTCACTCCAATGGCACCGCTTCCTGTTCCTATGTCTGCGACTGCTTTTATTCCGTACTTTCTTATCAGCTCGAGGGCGAGTTCGACCAGTTCCTCCGTCTCCGGTCTTGGAACGAACACACCTTCTTCCACGAGTAAAGAAAGACCCATGAACTCTTTCTCACCGAGAATGTAGTGCAGGGGATATCCACTTGCTCTTTTCTCCACGAGTTTCAGAATCCTTTTTTCCTCAGTTGGAGAAACTACCAAGTCTTTCAAAAAGAGATCTTCCTTGCGGATCCCAAGTACCCGGGAAACGATGAGTAACACCTCAAGAACAGGAGTTTCGGTCACTCCCTCGAGTTTTCCAGAGCAGTCTTTTATCAAACTCCAAATTTTTCTCTCAGCTCCGGAGACATTCTTTCTGGTGTCCATGGTGGGTCGAATGTGAGCTCCACCTCCACGTTGTTGACTCCCTCGATCCTCTTTATCGCCTCTTCAGCGTCGGAAAGAATCATTCCGGCAAGAGGACACATGGGTGTGGTCATTGTCATGAGGACTTTCACGTTGTTCTGATCGTCTATCTGGATGTCGTACACCAGACCCAGACTCACCACATCCAGACCGAGTTCAAAATCGATCACGTTTTTCAGGGCGTTCAGAACATCTTCTTTAGTCACCTTTTTCGACATCGGCATCCCTCCCGGTTCTATTATACTATGTTATAATTCAAATTAGAAGAGCCGAATTGAGGAGGTGAAAAAATGCCGAAAGTAACGGTTTCCATAAAGGTGATTCCCGCCGTGGAAGATGGAAGACTCCACGAGGTGATCGACAGAGCGATCGAAAAGATCTCTTCGTGGGGCATGAAATACGAAGTGGGTCCTTCCAACACCACCGTGGAAGGTGAATTCGAAGAGATCATGGATCGTGTGAAAGAGCTCGTCAGATACCTTGAACAGTTCGCGAAACGATTCGTTCTTCAGCTGGACATCGATTACAAAGTCGGAGGTATCACGATTGAAGAGAAGGTATCGAAGTACCGCTAAATGGCTGTTTTTTATAGCTCTGATTTTCGTGTGGGAGTTCTCGAAAGTCCCACAGTATCTTCTTCCCAAACCTTCTTCCATAGTTCTCGAGGGACTTTCGCAGTGGAAAATCTTGATGGATCACAGTCTCTACACGATCCTTGAGGCTTTTTCTGGCCTGGTTATAGGCCTCGTGTTGGGAATGGGGCTTGCGGTCCTGATGGATCTGTTCCAGACGGTGAAAGAGGTAATGTACCCGATCCTCATCATCTCACAGGCGATACCCATCGTTGCTGTGGCACCGCTCGTCATCATCTGGTTCGGTCTGGGCGTGGGCACGAAAATAGGCATAGTAGCGTTCGTCACACTCTTTCCGGTTGCGCTCAACACTCTCGAAGGATTCAGAACGATCGATCAGGACGCTCTGGATCTTTTCAAAGTGATGAAGGCAACGAAGATCCAGATCTACAGGTACCTTGTACTACCGCACACGTTACCTTACGTTCTCTCTGGGCTCAAGATATCCGCCACATACGCTGTGGTTTCCGCTGTGATAGGAGAATGGCTTGGAGCAGAAAAAGGCCTGGGCATATACATGATAAGGGCAATGAACACCTTCAGAGCTGACAGGCTCTTTCTCTCTGTGATAGTTGTGGTTGTGCTCAGCGTTGCCGTCTTCAAGATAGCTGATATTCTCTCCAGAAAACTCACACCTTGGTTCGAGGAAAGGAGGCTGGTAAAATGAAAAGACTGACCTTCATTGCGATGTTTTTGATCTCTGTCCTTGCACTTTTCGCTGAAGAGGTAACGGTCGTACTGGACTGGTATCCCAACACGAACCACACGGGGCTCTACGTAGCCAAGGACCTTGGATACTACAGAGAAGAAGGGTTGGATGTGAAGATCGTTCAACCGTCTCGGTTGACAGCGGAACAGCTTGTAGCGAGTGGAAAAGCGGAATTTGGCGTGAGTTATCAGGAAGCGGTCACCCTCTCCAGAGGAGAAGGGATGCCCATCGTCTCCATAGCTGCCATCATCCAGCACAACACATCGGGTTTCGCTTGGCTGAAGGATGAAGGAATCAAAAGTGTGAAAGACTGGGAGGGTAAGAGATACGGAAGCTGGGGTTCTCCTATAGAGAAGGCGACCATAGAATACATCATGAGAAAATACGGTGCAGATCCTTCAAAGGTGATTTTTGTGAACGTGGGACAGATGGATTTCTTTGCGGGAACGCTGAACAATGTGTTCGATTTTGCCTGGATCTTCTACGGATGGGACGGTGTTGCCAGCAAGGTGAAAGGGATAGAGATAGAGTTCCTCCCGCTGAAGGATATAGACGAAGTCTTTGACTACTACACGCCGGTTCTGATAACGAGCGAATCTCTCATAAAGCAAAATCCAGATCTCGTAAGAAGATTTTTGAGAGCCACGGCCAAGGGATACGAGTACGCAATACAGCACCCTGTGGAGGCAGCCAAAATACTCCTCAAATACGCTCCGGAACTGGATGAAAAGATCGTTGTAGAATCTCAAAAGTACCTCGCAGGTCAGTACAAAGCGGACGCGGAAAAATGGGGCTACCAGAAAGAAGAAGTCTGGAGGAGATACGCGGAATGGCTTCACTCTATGGGATTCCTGAAAGAGACGATAGACGTGACGAAGGCGTTCACAAACGAGTTCCTACCGTGATAAAGGTATCCCACCTCACGGTTTGCTACGGAGAACTCAAAGCGGTGGAGGATCTCTCCTTGGAGGTTCAAAGGGGAGAGATCCTCTCCCTTGTGGGACCATCCGGATGTGGAAAGACCACCGTTGTGAAGGCTATTCTGGGATTGATTCCCTACGAGGGAAAGATAGAGATCTTCACATCTCGTCTCGGATACTGTCCTCAAAAGGATGTGCTGTTCGACTGGATGACCGCCTATGAGAACGCCGTGCTCCCACTCGTTCTCAGAAAAGAACTGCCGCCATCAAACATAAAAGAATTGTTTGAACGATTCGGTCTTTCTGGCTTTGAAGAGAAAAGGCCGTACCAGCTGAGTGGCGGTATGAGGCAGAGACTGTCTCTTCTGAGGGCCGTTCTATCGGGCGAGGAGCTCCTCGTACTCGATGAACCTTTTTCTTCGGTAGATGCTTACACTCGAAAGAAACTCCAGATATGGCTTTCTGAGATCGTACACAGGATGAAAAGTACGGTCGTACTCATCACTCACGACGTGGAGGAAGCGGTCTTCCTTTCAGACAGAATATTGATCCTCTCCGATCGCCCCGCAAGGATTTTGAAGGAAATACGCGTGCCGTTTCCAAAGCCGAGAACCATAAAAACTTTTTCCGATCCTCGTTTCTCAGAAATAGAAGAAGAGGTGCTGGAGACTCTCATGAATCAACCCTGATATTTTCAGGGAGAGTCTCTTCAGTTTCCTCCAGGGTGTTCTCCGTGTTCAGCAGACCGTTCAGGTAGTTTCTCAATCTTCTGACCTGGAACATGAACGCCTCCAGCTTGCTCTGTACCGTTGGTGTGAACGGATTCCCATCGGACTCTATGTGTATCACGGGAAGGTCTCCGAACTCGTCCAGCACTTTTCTCAAAACTCCTGTGGTCTCTCTTTTTTGTTCTTTCAAGCCTCTCTTCACGATTGCTTCCGCTATCCTGCTCGGCATGCAACCAAATGGTCCTATGGAGATGATACCATCGTAGTGGTTCACGATTTCATGAAGTACAGTTCCTATGGTGAGGATCGCTTCTCCGGTGAGTTTCGGATTGAGATAGTCTTTCGCCGATTCAACGATGGCTTCCACATCCACCATCCGAGCCCTGTAAAAACCACTCTTCTCCAAGGTTTTTTTCACTCTTTTCTCTATGTACCTTTTCACGAGGATCTCGATTCGTTTCTTCAGTCTGTCTACTCGGGTAGAATTCGGAGAGATCAACCTGTTGAGGTACAGATAATCCGTGTAATAGATCCACTCGTGAACCGGCGATATGTGCATGATGATGCCGTTCCTCTCCATCAGGTTTTCGAGGTATTTCCTGGAGAACTCGTCCCTTCTCACATAGATTTCTCCTGTTAGGAGAACCTTCGGCGCTTTCTCGTAATCCATGATCATCTCAACACCCGAAAGTATCTTTGAGACTTCATCGAGTGTTTTGAAAAAGTCCCTGAGGGAATCATTCGCAAGGCTGATCAATATCTTTTCCCTGCATCCTTCCAGGACTTTTCTCGCTTCTTCTTTGTCCCTTGCCAGTGTCATCACGGCGCGTTCCACGTCGAAGAACACGTCAGAAACAACAACCGCCAACCATGCCCTGATTCTGAAAGCGATACCAAGCCCCGCGTAGGCGTTTTCGGAATTCAACCCGAAGAGCGTCACGTTCCTTACGTTGTTCCTGTCAAGCCACAGATTCATGAAGACATTGTACTGTCCAAAACGGCACGGTCCCATCGTCTCCGGCATGAAATAAAGCACGATCTCGTCATCGGTTACCTTCTCTCTGATGTACTTTATGAGACTCCCAAGAGTGAGATGAAGAGGGAGACACTCTTTTGAAAGAGAGTTCCCCCTACCGAGTTTGAACTCCTCAACGTCCGGTGGAGGACACACGTCGGATTTGACACCGTAGTATCTGAAAGCCGCGGAGAGACACTGAGACCCGAATTGGCCCATCGACGGGAAAACAACTTTCACCCTTTCATCGTTGAGTCTTAGTCTCTCTCCGTCCGGGGTGATCACATAGAGGGTGTTTTTCTCCAGCACCGTCCGGGGCCTTTCTGCACTCTTTCTTTCCTCGTTCCCTCTCTGCAACTTGAGGTAACTCTTCACAATGTCTATGAAAGCTTCGATTCTTGTTTCTATGCCCGCGTCCGCCGTGTGACTGTCAAGCTCCAGCACAAGCGACGGTTTCTTTGCCATTATGTCTCTGAAGTAAGAGATGATGAAGGAATCAGGACCACAACTGAAGTTGGTGATGTAAACTCCAAAGAGTTTTGGGTGCTTTTCGACGAATCGTGACGCTTTTAGAATCATCTCTCCCCATGACCAGTACATGTTTCTGTAGCCCTTTTCATCCTCGAAGGGTATGGAATCGAAGTTGATGATGGGAATTCCGCGAGTGGCAAATTTTTCGGGGACTCCCATGTTCGCATCAGAAGAAAAGGCGTTGTAAGATCTTCCGAAGAGAACAACTCCGAATTCCGATTCGTCAAGAACTTTCAAGAATTCATTCCATTGTTTCTTTATGAGATTGAACCTTTCGTTGAAAATCTTCCAGGCCTTTTCAAAGGCCCTTTCTCCTTCTTCGCGTGACCTTCCAAGCCTTTCGGCCACTCTGAGAAATTCTTCCTTCTCATCACCGCGCGAGAAATCGAAATAGCCCGTCACGAGCTTTTCTTCCAGTTCGGGAAACGCGGATGTGAGCCAATCAGCCTCGCTCTGAACAAAGGGACAGAAGACATTGTAGTTCTCCGAATTTTCCACTCTGATACCTCTCAGTCTTGGAACGAATATCAAATCGGGATTCTTCGAGATCAGATCGTACATGTAGCCATGGGAGAGTTCCACCGGGAAGCAGAATTCGGAGTTCATCATCTCCCAGCCGCGTCTGTCGGACTTTTCGGGAACCACAACGTCGAAACCGAGTTCTGTAAGGAAGGTGTAGAAAAGCGGGAAAAGGTTGTTCATCGCCAAAGATCTGCTCAAACCGATGGTCTTTGTCCCCTTCACTTCACTCTCGAAGTGTAATATGTATTTCTCCCTGTTTTTGACGAAATTGTACTTCGTGCTGTCTACGCTGGTATGTCTCAGCACGTTCTCGTACTTGTTGCAGGCACCACCGAACGGGAACCGTTTTCCATCGATCTCTATGATCCTGATCTCACACTTTCTATCACATTTTTCTTTTCCACCAGGGCAGATGAACGTTCCTCTGTATCTGACTTCTCTGGAGATCAATTCCTTCAGTTTGAACTCTTTCTTTTCCAGAAAACCGAGTTCAAGATTCTCTTTGGTGAGCAGAGCCACTCCATACGCACCCATCAAACCCGGGTGCGGGGGAACGACTATGTTTTTCCCAACGAGGGCAGCCATGGCAACAGGCACCGCTTTGTTGTAGCAAACTCCACCCTGCATGAAGATCTTCTTTCCTACGGGCCGGCTTCCTTTCACCCTGTTCAAATAGTTCATACACACGGAGTACACAAGTCCGGCACATATGTCTTCTTTAGAGATCCCTTCGTTCACCGCCGTTTTGACGTCACTACCAATGAAGGCTGCGCACTGATCGCTGAAGTTCGGTGGATTTTCACCTCTCAGAGCGAGATCACCGATCTCGGTGTAGTGGACTCCAAGTGACTCTCCCGCTGCCTCTTCGAGGAAGGATCCCGTCCCGGCCGAACAGGCTTCGTTCATCGCGTAATCCGCCGGAACACCGTTCACCAGATAGGTGTACTTGGCATCTTGGCCACCTATCTCGAAGATCGTGTCCACCTCTGGATCGAAACGAGCAGCCGCCTTCGCGTGTGCCATTATCTCGTTGTACACAGCGTCGGTCTGAGAATACAGCCCAACGATCTTCCTCCCTGATCCTGTCACACCGAGTCCGATTATCTTCACTTTCGTCCCGTTGAGCTGTTCCAAAATAGAGGAGTAGCATTGCCGCGCCGCTCTTATGGGATCTCCCAGAGTTCGAAGGTACACTCCCGCCAGGATGGCTTCATCATCGTATCTCATCAGCACTGCTTTCGTTGTGGTGGATCCAACGTCTATCCCCAGCACGCACACATCTCCATCCCTTACCTCTTGAAACGGCATCTCCTTGAACTCGACCATGTGGAGGTACTTTTTGAGAGGTTCATGAGTGGGAAAACTGGTCATCTTCTCTTTTTTGATTACGAAGGTCTTTTTCGATACCACTCTGTTCAGTTTTCCCCACAGGTAAGCCCCATAAGCCTCGAAGAACAGCGCTTCTTCCGGAACGATCACTTCCAGAACCTTTTTCAGGTGCTTCAGCATGAGCTTGTTTCTCGTCGTTCCACCGACAAGGAGGATCTTCTTCACTCCTGCCTTGTGGGCCAGTTCCACTATCTTGTCGGCCATCACCTTTCCAAGTCCGTTCAGAACGAGTTCCTTTGGAACTCCTTTGTTCAGTGCGTGGGTACAATCGCTCTTGCAGAAAACGGTACACCTCGAGGAGAGTTCGTAGTAGTCTTCCACTTCGACACCGTTTGCTTCCTCAAGAGATATTCCCATCCTCTGAAGCTGCTGAAGGAAGAACTCACCCGTTCCCGAGGCACACTTGCTACCCGTGTATATACCGGTTATGATTCCTTTATCGTTCACCCTGTAGAGAATGGTGTTCTCCCCACCGGCGCTGACAACGGCTTCGACCTTTCCGTATTTTTTCATGAGATGCCTGTAGGCGATTTCCGTTGCCTCCGCTTCGGATATCTGAGGCAGATCTATTATTTCCCTTGTCTTTCGACCTGTGATGACCACGGGTCCTTCATCGAGAAAGGCGGGGACCATCATGGAAAGCAGAGCGAGGGGATCTCCGTTGTGAGGGAGATTTCCTTTCTCCCTTTCACCGCAGAATGAAACACTCGAGGAACCGATGCACACACCAGTCATTCTACATCACCTCGTTGAATATTTTAACACCTAACGTTCATGTTCACAACTCACCTCTTGAAATCCTCTCCGGTCTGTGATATCATTTGTACCGGCGACCCGGTAGCTCAGCAGGCAGAGCACCTGACTTTTAATCAGGGGGTCGTGGGTTCGAGTCCCACCCGGGTCACCAGCGGTGCGAGAGTGGCGGAACTGGCAGACGCGCTGGACTTAGAATCCAGTGGGCTGAAGCCCGTGTGGGTTCAAGTCCCACCTCTCGCACCAGGATAGAGCAGGCGGGTGTAGCTCAGTGGTAGAGCACCAGCTTGCCAAGCTGGGGGTCGCGGGTTCGAATCCCGTCGCCCGCTCCAGACAAAAAAGAAGGGGGAATTTCCCCTTCTTCTTTTTCTTTATGTCGTGGAGGTAGAAGAGCATTGAACACTCTATCGGTGTTGTTATCACTCTTCACAGTCGTTGTTGTGCAGAGAGTTTTCAAAAAACTTTCCATTTCTCTGCTCTCTGGTGTCATCGTGATGGTTCTCTCTCTCAAGGTGAGAAACATTCCGGAAATTCTTTCCTGGACGATCTCTTCAGATTCCTTCTGGTCACTCATTGCGACGGTTTTTCTGATATACCTTCTTTCAGGAATGATGGAGAACTCAGGTGATTACAACCGCTTTTCCGAGGAAATGCGAACTATCTTTTCAAATAACGTGGATTCGTTCGTTCCCGCTCTCATTGGTCTCATGCCGATGCCCGGTGGGGCTCTCTTCACAGCTCCCATAGTGAAGAATTCACTTCCCAAAGAGAATTCGTTGAAACTCGCCATCAAGAACTACTGGTTCAGACACACGATAGAATTCTTCTGGCCCATATATCCGGCTGTAGTGCTCGTTTCTGAACTCTCCAGGATTCATCCGGGAAGGGTATCTCTGACCCTCTTTCCCGTGTTCGTTGCAGCCTTCCTTCTGGGATGGCTTTTTTTCAACGGGAGGCAACTTCCCCGTCTATCTAAACCCAGATCGTTCTTCAACCTCCTACCACTGATACCCGTTCTGGGAACGGGTGTTCTCATACTCCTTTTCAAAGTTCCGGGCTGGTTCGCACTTCTTTTGAGCACTTCGGGCTACGCTGTGTTCAGAAGAAGATACCTTCTGAAGACTCTGAAGCAGGTTTTCAATAAGTGGGATGTTTTCCTTGTCCTCTTTCTTGTTTACATCTACAAGGTCATAGTTGAACACTCCGGCGTGGGTGAGGGTATCGCGGCGGAATTCGTCAGATGGAACTTGTCTCCCTGGATCCTTCTCATCTTTTTGCCTCTCGTGTCGGGAATCTCCACAGGTATCACGCAGGCAGCCGTTGGTATTTCTCTTCCTGTCTTGATGGAGGTGTTCAGTAGCACGTACGCCGTGTACACCTACATGTTCGCCGTGGGTGGTGTCATACTGTCTCCGGTTCATCTGTGTGTCGTGTTGTCTGCGAAATTCTTCGAGGTAGAGGTGTTCGACATTCTAAAGAAGGTGTTCCTCCCCCTGGTGTTGACTCTGAGTCTCGGCGTCCTCGTTTTGGGGGTGATTCTGTGAACGAAATCGTAGTGAAGGGAGCAAGGGTTCACAATCTGAAGAACATAACCGTGAAGATCCCAAAGAATAAACTCGTTGTCATAACAGGAGTTTCAGGATCGGGGAAATCTTCGCTCGCCATGGACACGATATACGCCGAAGGGCAGAGAAGATATCTGGAGTCACTTTCCACGTATGCGAGGCAATTCCTCGGTAACCTGAA
This window encodes:
- a CDS encoding DUF4897 domain-containing protein, which translates into the protein MSSRTIYILLIIMVVFMLVEFLFFFLGGRAPFEIVYYRSTMEYDYSGNATFTTSAKLYFKDEKKKEEYKINYASASKEELNKYFSQISKEVGREIVPLDYNVRVEDTGGMLEVTETTLLRGAAQVKGDVLDTSMGSLTMNVAGETEIVVKLPEDAAVISVTPTPSERENNTLIWRPDSSMVFPKVIFKRVNENEGIPGSSQ
- a CDS encoding ABC transporter ATP-binding protein produces the protein MASLYGIPERDDRRDEGVHKRVPTVIKVSHLTVCYGELKAVEDLSLEVQRGEILSLVGPSGCGKTTVVKAILGLIPYEGKIEIFTSRLGYCPQKDVLFDWMTAYENAVLPLVLRKELPPSNIKELFERFGLSGFEEKRPYQLSGGMRQRLSLLRAVLSGEELLVLDEPFSSVDAYTRKKLQIWLSEIVHRMKSTVVLITHDVEEAVFLSDRILILSDRPARILKEIRVPFPKPRTIKTFSDPRFSEIEEEVLETLMNQP
- a CDS encoding DUF6115 domain-containing protein encodes the protein MNLVDYLVVLSTVGTVVFSWTYLLLGRNGNSKEPNQEDVEERIMELMGKFRYLSANRLELLEKKTQELRKLISEANTVMSRLMVKMSEIERERIFSSEDEGEKSEKMEKPIIPVIQEQDETKAEEKEEELETALERRIVSMYDRGFSEVDIAKKLGITVGEVRLILQLFKRNAG
- a CDS encoding thiamine-binding protein, which produces MPKVTVSIKVIPAVEDGRLHEVIDRAIEKISSWGMKYEVGPSNTTVEGEFEEIMDRVKELVRYLEQFAKRFVLQLDIDYKVGGITIEEKVSKYR
- a CDS encoding metal-sulfur cluster assembly factor; this encodes MSKKVTKEDVLNALKNVIDFELGLDVVSLGLVYDIQIDDQNNVKVLMTMTTPMCPLAGMILSDAEEAIKRIEGVNNVEVELTFDPPWTPERMSPELREKFGV
- a CDS encoding ABC transporter permease, which encodes MKRRYRSTAKWLFFIALIFVWEFSKVPQYLLPKPSSIVLEGLSQWKILMDHSLYTILEAFSGLVIGLVLGMGLAVLMDLFQTVKEVMYPILIISQAIPIVAVAPLVIIWFGLGVGTKIGIVAFVTLFPVALNTLEGFRTIDQDALDLFKVMKATKIQIYRYLVLPHTLPYVLSGLKISATYAVVSAVIGEWLGAEKGLGIYMIRAMNTFRADRLFLSVIVVVVLSVAVFKIADILSRKLTPWFEERRLVK
- the prmC gene encoding peptide chain release factor N(5)-glutamine methyltransferase produces the protein MDTRKNVSGAERKIWSLIKDCSGKLEGVTETPVLEVLLIVSRVLGIRKEDLFLKDLVVSPTEEKRILKLVEKRASGYPLHYILGEKEFMGLSLLVEEGVFVPRPETEELVELALELIRKYGIKAVADIGTGSGAIGVSVAKFSDVVVFATDVSSKAVEVARKNAERHGVSDRFFVRKGELLEPFKEKFASIEMILSNPPYVKSSAHLPKDVLFEPAEALFGGEDGLDFYREFFGRYNTSGKIVLMEIGEDQVEELKKIVSDAVFLKDSAGKYRFLFLNRRSS
- a CDS encoding ABC transporter substrate-binding protein: MKRLTFIAMFLISVLALFAEEVTVVLDWYPNTNHTGLYVAKDLGYYREEGLDVKIVQPSRLTAEQLVASGKAEFGVSYQEAVTLSRGEGMPIVSIAAIIQHNTSGFAWLKDEGIKSVKDWEGKRYGSWGSPIEKATIEYIMRKYGADPSKVIFVNVGQMDFFAGTLNNVFDFAWIFYGWDGVASKVKGIEIEFLPLKDIDEVFDYYTPVLITSESLIKQNPDLVRRFLRATAKGYEYAIQHPVEAAKILLKYAPELDEKIVVESQKYLAGQYKADAEKWGYQKEEVWRRYAEWLHSMGFLKETIDVTKAFTNEFLP
- a CDS encoding NAD-dependent protein deacylase, with product MKEFLDLLNESRLTVTLTGAGISTPSGIPDFRGPNGIYKKYSQNVFDIDFFYSHPEEFYQFAKEGIFPMLEAKPNLAHVLLAKLEEKGLIEAVITQNIDRLHQRAGSKKVIELHGNVEEYYCVRCEKKYTVEDVIEKLESLDVPRCDDCNGLIRPNIVFFGENLPQDALREAIELSSKASLMIVLGSSLVVYPAAELPLITVRSGGKLVIVNLGETPFDDIATLKYNMDVVEFARRVMEEGGIS
- a CDS encoding acyl-CoA dehydratase activase encodes the protein MTGVCIGSSSVSFCGEREKGNLPHNGDPLALLSMMVPAFLDEGPVVITGRKTREIIDLPQISEAEATEIAYRHLMKKYGKVEAVVSAGGENTILYRVNDKGIITGIYTGSKCASGTGEFFLQQLQRMGISLEEANGVEVEDYYELSSRCTVFCKSDCTHALNKGVPKELVLNGLGKVMADKIVELAHKAGVKKILLVGGTTRNKLMLKHLKKVLEVIVPEEALFFEAYGAYLWGKLNRVVSKKTFVIKKEKMTSFPTHEPLKKYLHMVEFKEMPFQEVRDGDVCVLGIDVGSTTTKAVLMRYDDEAILAGVYLRTLGDPIRAARQCYSSILEQLNGTKVKIIGLGVTGSGRKIVGLYSQTDAVYNEIMAHAKAAARFDPEVDTIFEIGGQDAKYTYLVNGVPADYAMNEACSAGTGSFLEEAAGESLGVHYTEIGDLALRGENPPNFSDQCAAFIGSDVKTAVNEGISKEDICAGLVYSVCMNYLNRVKGSRPVGKKIFMQGGVCYNKAVPVAMAALVGKNIVVPPHPGLMGAYGVALLTKENLELGFLEKKEFKLKELISREVRYRGTFICPGGKEKCDRKCEIRIIEIDGKRFPFGGACNKYENVLRHTSVDSTKYNFVKNREKYILHFESEVKGTKTIGLSRSLAMNNLFPLFYTFLTELGFDVVVPEKSDRRGWEMMNSEFCFPVELSHGYMYDLISKNPDLIFVPRLRGIRVENSENYNVFCPFVQSEADWLTSAFPELEEKLVTGYFDFSRGDEKEEFLRVAERLGRSREEGERAFEKAWKIFNERFNLIKKQWNEFLKVLDESEFGVVLFGRSYNAFSSDANMGVPEKFATRGIPIINFDSIPFEDEKGYRNMYWSWGEMILKASRFVEKHPKLFGVYITNFSCGPDSFIISYFRDIMAKKPSLVLELDSHTADAGIETRIEAFIDIVKSYLKLQRGNEERKSAERPRTVLEKNTLYVITPDGERLRLNDERVKVVFPSMGQFGSQCLSAAFRYYGVKSDVCPPPDVEEFKLGRGNSLSKECLPLHLTLGSLIKYIREKVTDDEIVLYFMPETMGPCRFGQYNVFMNLWLDRNNVRNVTLFGLNSENAYAGLGIAFRIRAWLAVVVSDVFFDVERAVMTLARDKEEARKVLEGCREKILISLANDSLRDFFKTLDEVSKILSGVEMIMDYEKAPKVLLTGEIYVRRDEFSRKYLENLMERNGIIMHISPVHEWIYYTDYLYLNRLISPNSTRVDRLKKRIEILVKRYIEKRVKKTLEKSGFYRARMVDVEAIVESAKDYLNPKLTGEAILTIGTVLHEIVNHYDGIISIGPFGCMPSRIAEAIVKRGLKEQKRETTGVLRKVLDEFGDLPVIHIESDGNPFTPTVQSKLEAFMFQVRRLRNYLNGLLNTENTLEETEETLPENIRVDS